Proteins from one Mycobacterium sp. HUMS_12744610 genomic window:
- a CDS encoding nucleotidyl transferase AbiEii/AbiGii toxin family protein, translating into MTRITEGHLARHYQGVRGGRDAALLDIAQDHALHLLHNAGLFARGLVFKGGTALRKFRAGNAGRFSTDLDFAAPDEEVALAALQALDGVDVDDFIFAIENLGDDGRRVSFATIMGPPVGQYLWTTCLAHWG; encoded by the coding sequence GTGACCCGGATTACCGAGGGGCACCTCGCGCGCCACTATCAAGGCGTCAGGGGTGGACGCGATGCCGCTCTTCTCGACATCGCCCAAGATCACGCGCTGCATCTGCTTCACAACGCCGGGCTCTTCGCACGCGGCCTGGTTTTCAAGGGCGGCACCGCGCTGCGAAAGTTCAGGGCGGGCAACGCTGGCCGTTTCTCGACCGACCTCGACTTCGCCGCGCCCGATGAGGAGGTGGCGCTCGCCGCTTTGCAGGCTCTCGACGGCGTCGATGTCGACGACTTCATTTTCGCGATTGAAAATCTCGGTGACGACGGTCGGCGTGTGTCATTTGCCACGATAATGGGACCACCGGTTGGCCAGTATCTATGGACCACCTGTTTGGCTCATTGGGGATGA
- a CDS encoding type IV toxin-antitoxin system AbiEi family antitoxin: MVEQLELDGDLVVTSDRLAAVMRQVGLDGDEAATQRLAYELQRGGWLGKLRTRHAWEFLPGARGGAYGSGDRFIEFRAQRAVDPDWRGVLAMETAASLLGLAQRLPEQEVVALPAEQPFPKALAGDWRYVRIELPEAGLTTVNGLPSWNLEGLIVGIAVRPSAYKDAAGLGQWLPDAVARVNLDTVIGLLKTRPRAAAQRAAYLLGSAGNNDARAAIVATYPATETVWLGPRVAGAGFFDAETNVNDTLLHRYLTVGTGS, translated from the coding sequence GTGGTCGAGCAGCTCGAACTCGACGGCGACCTAGTCGTGACGTCAGATCGGCTGGCCGCGGTCATGCGCCAAGTCGGGCTCGACGGTGACGAAGCGGCGACACAGCGCCTCGCCTACGAACTCCAGCGCGGCGGCTGGCTGGGAAAACTGCGCACCCGCCACGCTTGGGAGTTCCTTCCCGGGGCGCGCGGCGGTGCCTACGGCTCCGGGGACCGCTTCATCGAATTTCGCGCGCAGCGCGCCGTGGACCCTGATTGGCGCGGCGTGCTGGCAATGGAAACGGCTGCATCCCTCCTTGGGCTGGCCCAACGGTTACCGGAGCAAGAAGTCGTCGCCCTCCCGGCCGAGCAACCCTTTCCTAAAGCACTCGCCGGTGATTGGCGCTACGTCCGCATCGAGTTGCCCGAGGCCGGGCTGACGACGGTCAACGGATTGCCGTCGTGGAACCTCGAAGGACTCATCGTCGGTATCGCGGTGCGCCCGTCGGCCTACAAGGACGCGGCTGGCCTGGGTCAGTGGCTGCCGGATGCCGTCGCGCGCGTGAACCTCGATACCGTCATCGGCTTGCTGAAGACTAGGCCGCGTGCAGCGGCGCAGCGTGCCGCATACCTTCTCGGGTCGGCAGGCAACAACGACGCCCGAGCCGCGATCGTCGCCACCTACCCAGCGACAGAGACGGTCTGGCTTGGACCGCGTGTCGCCGGTGCAGGTTTCTTCGACGCCGAGACCAACGTCAATGACACTCTGCTGCACCGATACCTCACCGTAGGCACCGGATCGTGA
- a CDS encoding tyrosine-type recombinase/integrase: protein MRVVEGLRLIPGGAVPVEPVVRDPVVFQRECVDAFVASWRARGFSPVTIDNDIGLLERTLAALGRPAWEVTSEDIDRVVGELAVAGRSASTRREYVQIFKGFHRFLQARKAAEIEAGFGVRLVCPVDEFNASRHVGDESPAVGAPPTPDRVSEFFEFLKSRIATARKYGPAARDYALFRTLYHAGLRSEESALLEIVDVHFGRGPFGKLHVRFGKAAHMSGPRPRWVPMLDGLDALLRWFLADVRPKFPESPVLFADESGGPLNRGTIRNRLRYLMELEGRPVAERFSPHALRRACATHNYERGVDLVAIQQLLGHWTVSSTMRYVNYQKLHQTGASPLVAC, encoded by the coding sequence GTGCGGGTGGTGGAGGGTCTCCGGCTGATTCCCGGTGGCGCCGTCCCGGTCGAGCCCGTTGTTAGGGATCCTGTTGTCTTTCAACGGGAATGCGTCGATGCGTTCGTGGCGTCGTGGCGGGCGCGCGGGTTTAGCCCGGTGACGATCGACAATGACATCGGGTTGTTGGAGCGGACGTTGGCCGCACTGGGGCGTCCGGCGTGGGAGGTCACCAGCGAGGACATCGATCGCGTGGTTGGCGAGCTGGCGGTGGCGGGCCGTTCGGCGTCGACGCGGCGCGAGTACGTGCAGATCTTCAAGGGGTTTCACCGGTTCCTGCAGGCCCGTAAGGCTGCCGAGATCGAGGCCGGGTTCGGTGTGCGCTTGGTGTGCCCGGTTGATGAGTTCAACGCTTCACGGCACGTAGGTGACGAGTCGCCGGCGGTCGGGGCGCCGCCGACCCCCGACCGGGTGAGCGAGTTCTTCGAGTTCTTGAAGTCGAGGATCGCCACCGCCCGCAAGTACGGTCCGGCCGCGCGGGACTACGCGTTGTTTCGGACCCTGTATCACGCTGGGCTGCGATCGGAAGAGTCTGCACTGCTGGAGATAGTGGACGTGCATTTCGGGCGTGGACCGTTCGGCAAGTTGCACGTGCGATTCGGCAAGGCCGCCCACATGTCCGGTCCTAGGCCGCGGTGGGTGCCGATGCTGGACGGGTTGGACGCGTTGTTGCGGTGGTTTTTGGCCGATGTGCGGCCGAAGTTTCCGGAGTCGCCGGTGTTGTTTGCCGACGAGTCCGGTGGTCCGCTGAATCGTGGCACGATCCGCAACCGGCTGCGGTATCTGATGGAGCTGGAGGGCCGACCGGTCGCGGAGCGGTTCAGCCCACACGCGCTGCGTCGCGCTTGCGCGACACACAACTACGAGCGTGGCGTTGATCTGGTGGCGATCCAACAGCTTTTGGGTCATTGGACGGTGAGTTCGACCATGCGCTATGTGAACTATCAGAAATTGCATCAGACGGGCGCGTCTCCGCTGGTCGCCTGCTGA
- a CDS encoding type II toxin-antitoxin system PemK/MazF family toxin, translating into MSALPARAEVWWCEMAEIGRRPVVVLSRDAAIPRLKRALVAPCTTTIRGLASEVVLEPGSDPIPRRSAVNLDSVESVSVGVLVNRLGRLAETRMRAICTALEVAVDCSG; encoded by the coding sequence GTGAGCGCACTTCCGGCACGCGCAGAGGTGTGGTGGTGTGAGATGGCCGAGATCGGCCGGCGTCCAGTCGTTGTGCTGTCGCGCGACGCAGCCATCCCCCGGCTTAAGCGCGCACTCGTCGCACCGTGCACCACCACCATCCGGGGTTTGGCCAGCGAGGTTGTTCTCGAACCTGGTTCCGACCCGATCCCACGCCGTTCCGCAGTGAATCTGGACTCGGTCGAAAGTGTCTCGGTCGGGGTGTTGGTGAATCGGCTTGGCCGACTCGCCGAGACGCGCATGCGCGCCATCTGCACCGCTCTCGAAGTCGCCGTCGACTGCTCCGGTTGA
- a CDS encoding helix-turn-helix domain-containing protein, with translation MKIRWRLRMAAAQREVWTGTELRRLLAEKAGVEMSAASVSALFTKEPSQIKLSTLIALCTALQCTPDDLFETDTTPLERPATPARSVPSEPKTANVRGRSMPPM, from the coding sequence ATGAAGATCCGGTGGCGGTTGCGGATGGCGGCTGCGCAGCGTGAGGTGTGGACCGGAACCGAGCTGCGGCGACTGCTGGCAGAGAAGGCCGGGGTGGAGATGTCGGCGGCGTCGGTGTCGGCGCTGTTCACCAAGGAACCCAGCCAGATCAAGCTCTCGACGCTGATCGCGTTATGCACCGCATTGCAGTGCACCCCCGACGACCTGTTCGAGACCGATACCACCCCGCTCGAACGGCCCGCCACTCCGGCGCGGTCGGTTCCGTCGGAACCGAAGACAGCCAACGTGCGGGGCCGGTCGATGCCGCCGATGTAG
- a CDS encoding helix-turn-helix domain-containing protein, whose product MARKLDYRWHLRQVMAAREMFSTTDLIEPLAQRGIHLSSSQVYRLVVERPERLSLNILMALLDVLDCRMDELIEPVAAAAPTRKKRAAGGADAGLGGLRPKRARISGIES is encoded by the coding sequence ATGGCCCGCAAACTCGACTACCGATGGCACCTGCGTCAGGTGATGGCTGCACGCGAGATGTTCAGCACCACCGACCTGATAGAGCCGTTGGCGCAACGCGGCATCCATCTGTCGTCCAGCCAGGTCTATCGGCTCGTCGTCGAGCGACCCGAGCGGCTGAGCCTGAATATTCTGATGGCGCTGCTGGACGTCCTGGACTGCCGGATGGACGAGCTGATCGAACCGGTCGCCGCAGCCGCGCCGACGCGCAAGAAACGTGCCGCTGGCGGCGCCGACGCCGGTCTGGGCGGACTGCGGCCAAAACGCGCTCGCATCAGCGGCATTGAAAGCTAA
- a CDS encoding N-acetylmuramoyl-L-alanine amidase, giving the protein MRDWCGCSTAVSRRSVLKYAAAAPLVLGLGTGASGFAEAPSAGADTSLVAELGAPGRALNIIGRGEWGADESIRGRAPVYDNGIKAGVVHHTAGVNDYGRQDSAAMVRSIYAYHTRTLGWPDIAYNALVDKYGQVFEGRFGGMTRSVHGTHTGGFNRNTWAVCMIGDFDAVGPTPVQVRTVGRLLGWRLALDGIDPLGSVPLTSEGGPYTRFPLGATVGLPTIFAHRDVSDTDCPGQVGYGLMDQIRDIAARFNKRPSAEELAQSLQGTAIYDRWQEMGGMNSALGAPSSPESTGMGATRYVVFQKGAVYWSPDTGAQPVAGSIYTAWGALGFEHSALGLPTSAEIQEPGWVVQNFQHGTLNKERGKQVVVSVIDGVARAVPSPSDTEPPVQLERFSPMRNRV; this is encoded by the coding sequence GTGCGTGATTGGTGCGGGTGCTCGACGGCGGTGTCCCGCCGTAGTGTGCTCAAATACGCTGCGGCTGCACCGCTTGTGCTCGGTTTGGGCACTGGCGCGTCCGGGTTTGCCGAGGCGCCCAGCGCGGGGGCTGATACGAGCCTGGTTGCCGAGCTCGGAGCGCCCGGGCGGGCGCTCAACATCATCGGTCGTGGCGAGTGGGGTGCCGACGAGTCGATTCGTGGCCGAGCGCCCGTGTATGACAACGGAATCAAGGCGGGCGTCGTGCACCACACCGCCGGGGTGAACGATTACGGCCGGCAGGATTCGGCGGCGATGGTGCGGTCGATCTACGCCTACCACACCCGCACTCTCGGCTGGCCGGACATCGCCTACAACGCCCTGGTGGACAAGTACGGGCAGGTGTTCGAGGGCCGATTCGGCGGGATGACCCGATCGGTTCACGGCACCCACACCGGCGGATTCAACCGCAACACCTGGGCCGTGTGCATGATCGGTGATTTCGACGCGGTGGGCCCCACGCCCGTTCAGGTGCGCACCGTCGGGCGCCTGCTCGGGTGGCGGCTCGCCCTGGACGGCATCGACCCGCTGGGCAGTGTCCCGCTCACCTCGGAGGGCGGTCCGTACACCCGTTTCCCTCTGGGTGCCACCGTGGGCCTGCCGACCATTTTCGCCCACCGCGACGTCAGCGATACCGACTGCCCCGGCCAGGTCGGTTATGGCTTGATGGACCAGATCCGCGACATCGCAGCGCGGTTCAACAAGCGTCCCAGCGCCGAGGAGTTGGCGCAGTCGCTGCAGGGCACCGCGATCTATGACCGCTGGCAGGAGATGGGCGGCATGAACAGCGCACTGGGCGCACCGTCGTCACCCGAATCGACCGGGATGGGCGCGACTCGCTACGTCGTCTTCCAGAAGGGGGCGGTGTACTGGTCACCGGACACCGGGGCGCAACCCGTCGCCGGCTCCATCTACACCGCTTGGGGTGCTTTGGGTTTCGAGCACAGCGCGCTGGGGCTCCCGACCAGTGCCGAAATCCAGGAGCCCGGGTGGGTCGTCCAGAATTTTCAACACGGCACGCTGAACAAGGAGCGTGGCAAGCAGGTGGTCGTCAGCGTGATCGACGGTGTTGCGCGTGCGGTGCCGTCGCCGTCGGACACCGAGCCGCCCGTGCAACTCGAGCGATTTTCGCCGATGCGCAACCGGGTTTGA
- a CDS encoding IS256 family transposase, translating into MAEMFTEETLDSLIKDAVKTGTPIDGADGLLNQLTKAVLERALNAELTHHLGYEAGDPAGRGSGNSRNGTTPKTVTTVNGPVQIDAPRDRNGSFEPAIVPKKTRRLNNINSVVLSLYSRGMTTRDIEAHLQEVYGASVSRELISNITEVVVDEIKAWQARPLDEVYPILYIDGLRLRIGDNGVITTKVAYLAIGVDLEGRKHALGCWIQDSEGAKFWQKVVIDLRNRGVRDILIACCDGLTGLPDAIRSIYPDTVVQTCVVHVIRNAMRFVSYKDRKKVATAMRAIYSAPTVDGAELALKEFDQQFGAQYPGAIDVWHNAWGEFVPFLDYPVELRKIVYTTNAIESINFQLRKITKNRGHFTDKDAAMKLLYLGLRNISSERGGYSGTGTHNWTVALNTLARLFPGRIPLC; encoded by the coding sequence CTGGCCGAGATGTTCACCGAAGAGACGCTGGACTCGTTGATTAAGGATGCGGTGAAGACCGGGACCCCGATCGACGGCGCGGACGGTTTGCTGAACCAGCTGACTAAGGCCGTGCTGGAGCGGGCGCTGAATGCGGAGCTAACCCACCATCTGGGCTATGAGGCCGGCGATCCGGCCGGACGCGGATCGGGAAATTCGCGCAACGGCACCACGCCGAAAACGGTGACCACCGTCAACGGCCCGGTGCAGATCGATGCGCCGCGTGATCGCAACGGCTCGTTTGAGCCGGCGATTGTGCCGAAGAAGACCCGCCGGCTCAACAACATCAATTCGGTGGTGTTGTCGCTGTATTCACGGGGAATGACCACCCGCGATATCGAAGCCCACCTGCAGGAGGTCTATGGGGCGTCGGTGTCGCGGGAGTTGATCTCCAATATCACCGAGGTGGTGGTCGATGAGATCAAGGCCTGGCAGGCCCGCCCGCTCGATGAGGTCTACCCGATCCTCTACATCGATGGGCTGCGGCTGCGGATCGGCGACAACGGGGTCATCACCACCAAGGTCGCCTATTTGGCCATTGGCGTGGATCTGGAGGGCCGCAAACACGCCTTGGGCTGCTGGATCCAGGACTCCGAGGGGGCGAAGTTCTGGCAGAAGGTCGTCATCGACCTGCGCAACCGCGGGGTGCGCGACATCCTCATCGCCTGCTGCGACGGGCTGACCGGTCTGCCTGATGCGATCCGCTCGATCTATCCCGATACCGTGGTGCAGACCTGCGTCGTGCACGTCATTAGGAATGCGATGCGCTTCGTGTCTTATAAGGACCGCAAGAAGGTCGCCACCGCGATGCGGGCGATCTACAGTGCGCCGACCGTCGATGGAGCCGAACTCGCACTCAAGGAGTTCGACCAGCAATTCGGCGCCCAATATCCGGGTGCAATTGACGTGTGGCACAACGCCTGGGGGGAATTCGTTCCGTTCCTGGACTATCCGGTGGAGTTGCGCAAGATCGTCTACACCACCAATGCGATCGAGTCGATCAACTTCCAGTTGCGCAAGATCACCAAGAACCGTGGTCATTTCACGGACAAGGACGCCGCGATGAAGTTGCTGTACCTCGGGCTGCGCAACATCTCCAGCGAGAGAGGAGGCTATTCGGGTACTGGAACGCACAACTGGACTGTGGCGCTCAACACACTCGCCAGACTATTCCCTGGGCGAATCCCATTGTGCTAG
- a CDS encoding tyrosine-type recombinase/integrase — protein sequence MLRGWRAQQVARGLREETIAPRERLVRRFATFTNEYPWHWLPGHVDEWTQSLMAESHLAPSTIRGYQTELRLFSEYLCDGRYSWVAVCEQEFGSGVHPVPICHEWNTIEHLNGYEGNPEARPFTREELQRFLDYADDQVERAVCAKRKGALAAYRDATLFKVVYGWGLRRTETAKLDVVDWGRNPAVPEFGRFGMLHVRYGKSVRGQPPRRRNVPSVMGWAVEAVADYVDNIRPRFGCEDHPALWVTERGGRIAPAEINARFVTYRDALGLPKTLSPHSLRHSWVTHLTEEGVDRRFIQEAVGHRCDTSTAIYTHVSGDFMNTALRKALAPAFDTAPDPTSGKES from the coding sequence ATGTTGCGCGGATGGCGTGCCCAGCAGGTTGCGCGTGGTTTGCGGGAGGAGACCATCGCGCCGCGGGAGCGGTTGGTGCGCCGGTTTGCGACGTTCACTAACGAGTACCCGTGGCATTGGCTGCCGGGTCATGTCGACGAGTGGACGCAGTCGTTGATGGCGGAGTCGCATCTGGCACCTTCGACGATTCGCGGCTATCAGACCGAGCTGCGATTGTTCAGCGAGTATTTGTGCGACGGCCGTTATAGCTGGGTTGCGGTGTGCGAGCAGGAGTTTGGTTCGGGTGTGCATCCGGTGCCGATCTGCCATGAGTGGAACACGATAGAGCACCTCAATGGCTACGAGGGCAACCCAGAGGCCCGGCCATTCACCCGCGAGGAGTTGCAGCGGTTTCTCGACTACGCCGACGACCAGGTTGAGCGTGCGGTGTGCGCGAAACGCAAGGGCGCGTTGGCCGCCTACCGGGATGCGACGTTATTCAAAGTGGTGTATGGGTGGGGCCTGAGGCGGACCGAGACGGCGAAGCTGGATGTAGTTGACTGGGGCCGTAACCCGGCGGTGCCGGAGTTCGGCCGGTTCGGGATGCTGCATGTGCGCTATGGCAAGTCGGTGCGCGGGCAACCGCCGCGGCGACGCAACGTGCCGTCGGTCATGGGGTGGGCGGTGGAAGCGGTCGCCGACTACGTCGACAACATCAGGCCCCGTTTCGGGTGCGAGGACCATCCGGCACTGTGGGTGACCGAACGTGGCGGTCGCATCGCCCCGGCAGAGATCAACGCCCGCTTCGTCACATACCGTGACGCGCTCGGGCTACCGAAAACCCTTAGTCCACATAGCCTTAGGCATTCGTGGGTGACGCACCTTACTGAGGAGGGCGTTGACCGACGATTCATCCAGGAGGCCGTTGGGCATCGCTGCGATACGTCCACCGCGATCTACACCCACGTGTCCGGTGACTTCATGAACACCGCGCTGCGCAAAGCCCTGGCGCCGGCGTTCGACACGGCGCCCGACCCCACGAGCGGCAAGGAGTCCTGA
- a CDS encoding ATP-binding protein, whose protein sequence is MATKPIVSDPISTDLKNVMRQLKLGRMLDTLPERLTLAHQQHLSHAAFLELVLADEASRRDNSSAARRARDAGLDTAMRLDSWDDAAAVRYDRTLWTDLTSLRFLDGPHGALLLGPVGVGKTHLATTLGHIAVRRRIPTLMLRADAMFKRLRASRLDNSTEAEMRRLAQIRLLIIDDFALQPMDATATADFYELVVARHQRASTVLTSNRSPDKAHMFARTCA, encoded by the coding sequence ATGGCAACCAAACCCATTGTCAGCGACCCGATCTCGACTGACCTGAAGAATGTGATGCGCCAACTCAAGCTCGGGCGGATGCTCGACACCCTGCCCGAGCGGCTCACCTTGGCCCACCAGCAGCACCTATCCCACGCGGCGTTTTTGGAGCTGGTCCTCGCCGATGAGGCCAGCCGCCGCGACAACAGCTCAGCGGCCCGCCGCGCCCGCGACGCAGGACTGGACACCGCAATGCGGCTGGATTCCTGGGACGACGCCGCGGCGGTGCGCTACGACCGCACCTTGTGGACCGACCTGACCAGCCTGCGGTTTCTCGACGGCCCTCACGGGGCTTTGCTGCTCGGACCCGTTGGGGTGGGCAAGACACATCTGGCGACGACACTGGGTCACATCGCCGTGCGCCGCCGCATCCCCACCCTGATGCTGCGTGCTGATGCAATGTTCAAGCGGCTCAGAGCATCCCGACTCGACAACAGCACCGAAGCCGAGATGCGCCGCCTGGCCCAAATCCGGCTGCTGATCATCGACGATTTCGCCCTGCAGCCGATGGACGCCACCGCGACCGCCGATTTCTACGAGCTCGTCGTGGCCCGCCACCAACGGGCCTCGACCGTGCTGACCTCCAACCGCAGCCCCGATAAAGCGCACATGTTCGCGCGAACCTGTGCGTAG
- a CDS encoding flavin-containing monooxygenase, whose amino-acid sequence MRAGRIGVIGAGIAGLVTAKVLREDGFEVIVFEKEQAIGGVWTQSRTYPGLRTNNSRDTYAFSDHPYDRSADIFPSAEQVRAYLASYVARFELAPLLRLSTEVVRVSRHGNEFTVESCGPTGLSTVVCDFAVVCAGTFSEPDMPAIDGADRFTGTVVHSSQATNPALFAGRRVVIVGAGKSALDCAAWAGSHAQECTLVFRKAHWMMPRYFPGGIPADRLTLGRSTEAFFRYHHPSLMERLLHGPGKQLTNLVWRVVSLLFRFLLRMPAAMVPDEPMPTGIENLGFGKEFYDMARRGRLVLRRDSVAAFLGGPQVLLASGDQIAADIVVFATGWRQPLSFLAPELRTPVVSDGRFQLYRHILPPTEQRLGFVGYASSTACQLSSEISAHWLSRCFRGELALPSLDEMQTEIRRVQAWLEEVMPARPQGYQIGPHLVHHIDDLLADMGLPTRRTSNFVSEYFGSFSPTRYRNLAQERRPARGRKIDRRRYYLSAQHALAAFAALTLVGVLRRHNATRRRTNEHPDRNQT is encoded by the coding sequence ATGCGGGCCGGGCGGATCGGCGTGATCGGCGCGGGAATTGCGGGCCTGGTCACCGCGAAAGTGCTGCGCGAGGACGGCTTCGAGGTGATCGTGTTCGAGAAGGAGCAGGCGATCGGCGGTGTTTGGACCCAATCGCGGACCTATCCCGGACTGCGTACCAACAACTCACGCGACACCTACGCATTCTCCGACCATCCCTATGACCGATCAGCCGACATCTTCCCGAGCGCTGAGCAGGTGCGCGCGTATCTGGCCTCGTATGTGGCCCGGTTCGAGTTGGCCCCGCTTCTTCGGTTATCGACTGAGGTGGTGCGGGTGTCTCGCCACGGTAACGAATTCACGGTAGAAAGCTGTGGCCCAACGGGTTTGAGCACCGTGGTGTGTGACTTTGCGGTGGTATGCGCGGGAACCTTCTCTGAACCGGACATGCCTGCGATCGACGGTGCCGACCGGTTCACCGGGACGGTGGTCCATTCAAGCCAAGCGACCAATCCTGCCCTGTTCGCGGGGCGACGGGTGGTGATCGTGGGCGCGGGCAAATCCGCGCTGGATTGCGCGGCGTGGGCCGGGTCGCACGCGCAGGAATGCACGCTGGTGTTCCGAAAGGCCCACTGGATGATGCCCCGCTACTTCCCGGGAGGTATTCCCGCCGACCGGCTGACTCTGGGACGTTCGACCGAGGCGTTCTTCCGCTACCACCACCCCAGCCTGATGGAGAGGTTGTTGCACGGGCCGGGCAAGCAGCTGACCAACTTGGTCTGGCGGGTGGTGAGTCTGCTGTTTCGATTCCTGCTCAGGATGCCTGCGGCCATGGTGCCTGACGAGCCGATGCCTACTGGAATCGAAAACCTGGGGTTCGGCAAGGAGTTCTACGATATGGCCCGCCGCGGTCGGCTGGTCCTGCGGCGTGACTCGGTCGCGGCCTTTCTCGGCGGACCGCAGGTCCTGCTGGCCAGCGGCGATCAGATCGCTGCCGACATCGTCGTTTTCGCCACCGGCTGGCGCCAGCCGTTGTCGTTTCTAGCGCCCGAACTGCGGACACCCGTTGTCTCCGACGGGCGATTCCAGCTCTACCGGCATATCCTTCCGCCCACCGAGCAGCGCCTCGGGTTCGTGGGCTACGCCTCATCGACCGCGTGTCAGCTCAGCTCAGAAATCTCAGCCCACTGGCTTTCACGATGCTTCCGCGGCGAACTCGCACTTCCCAGTCTCGATGAAATGCAGACTGAGATACGACGCGTGCAGGCCTGGCTGGAGGAGGTCATGCCAGCTCGACCGCAGGGCTATCAAATCGGACCGCACCTGGTGCACCACATCGACGACCTGTTGGCCGACATGGGATTACCGACACGGCGAACCAGCAACTTCGTCAGCGAATATTTCGGGTCGTTCTCGCCGACACGCTACCGAAACCTCGCCCAAGAACGGCGCCCGGCCCGCGGTCGCAAGATCGACCGTCGCCGCTACTACTTGAGCGCCCAGCATGCTCTTGCGGCATTTGCCGCTCTCACCCTGGTTGGTGTCCTTCGCCGACACAACGCGACCCGGCGCCGGACCAACGAACACCCCGATCGGAACCAGACATGA